A part of Cystobacter fuscus DSM 2262 genomic DNA contains:
- a CDS encoding TIGR00282 family metallophosphoesterase codes for MGDVVGKPGVLAVRTLLPKLIARHSVDLVIANAENSEGGAGISPESAEALLDSEVNLLTSGNHFWTKKVILPWVEEHPHLLLRPANYPKGAPGRGHTVIQTPDGRKLGVLNLEGRVFMKPLDNPFAVAPELVAELRKQTPCILVDMHCEATSEKNAMGAHLDGKVSAVVGTHTHVQTADERILPGGTAFITDVGMCGPLDSVIGVRKELSIERFVTLRHNQYEVAKNLVYLQGVVLDLDDKTGKARSIQRIREHLPGT; via the coding sequence ATGGGTGATGTGGTGGGCAAGCCAGGAGTGCTGGCCGTGCGCACCCTTCTGCCCAAGTTGATCGCGCGGCACTCGGTGGACCTGGTCATCGCCAACGCTGAGAACAGCGAGGGCGGTGCCGGCATCTCCCCCGAGTCCGCCGAGGCGCTGCTCGACAGTGAGGTCAACCTCCTGACGAGCGGCAACCATTTCTGGACCAAGAAGGTCATCCTCCCGTGGGTGGAGGAGCATCCGCACCTGCTCTTGCGGCCGGCCAACTACCCCAAGGGGGCGCCGGGACGCGGGCACACCGTCATCCAGACGCCGGACGGGCGCAAGCTCGGGGTGCTCAACCTCGAGGGGCGCGTGTTCATGAAGCCCCTGGACAACCCGTTCGCGGTGGCGCCGGAACTCGTGGCGGAGCTGCGCAAGCAGACGCCCTGCATCCTCGTGGACATGCACTGCGAGGCCACCAGCGAGAAGAACGCCATGGGCGCGCACCTGGACGGCAAGGTGTCCGCCGTGGTGGGCACGCACACCCACGTGCAGACGGCCGACGAGCGCATCCTCCCGGGCGGCACCGCCTTCATCACCGACGTGGGCATGTGCGGCCCGCTCGACTCCGTCATCGGCGTACGCAAGGAGCTGTCCATCGAGCGCTTCGTCACGCTGCGCCACAACCAGTACGAAGTCGCCAAGAACCTCGTCTACCTCCAGGGCGTGGTCCTCGATCTGGATGACAAGACGGGCAAGGCGCGCTCCATCCAGCGCATCCGTGAGCACCTGCCGGGCACCTAG
- a CDS encoding serine/threonine-protein kinase, producing MSSSASPRVPRILGHYEILSALGKGGMAEVFRARVLSGPRQGWVVALKRLLPSLVQDPASLALFDAEARLTQLLNHPNIVQVLDVGSVADQHFMVMELVDGRDLGHILRRCKQRGIYLPLDFALYLCRVLLDALSYAHSLPGPNGGPLGLFHCDVSPSNLFISRLGDIKLGDFGVARLRVDGVLQGGEVLGKPYYLSPEALQGELSPQVDLWAACVVLYELLTLQRPFVGATPEEVFKKIIYRDYVAPSLIRPEIPEPLEEIIARGFSITPAERFTSAEDFAAALTPHYDEWVGTPLAIAAVVRGLFGITDAK from the coding sequence GTGAGTTCCTCTGCTTCTCCGAGGGTTCCTCGCATCCTCGGCCACTACGAAATCCTGTCCGCCCTGGGCAAGGGGGGCATGGCCGAGGTCTTCCGCGCCCGGGTCCTGTCCGGACCGCGCCAGGGCTGGGTCGTGGCCCTCAAGCGGCTGTTGCCCTCGCTCGTGCAGGATCCCGCCTCGCTCGCGCTCTTCGACGCCGAGGCGCGCCTCACCCAGCTGCTCAACCACCCCAACATCGTCCAGGTGCTGGACGTGGGCTCGGTGGCCGATCAGCACTTCATGGTGATGGAGCTGGTGGACGGGCGCGACCTGGGCCACATCCTGCGCCGCTGCAAGCAGCGCGGCATCTACCTGCCCCTGGATTTCGCCCTCTACCTGTGCCGGGTGCTGCTCGACGCGCTCTCCTACGCCCACTCGCTCCCGGGGCCCAACGGCGGGCCGCTCGGGCTCTTCCACTGCGATGTGTCGCCCTCCAACCTGTTCATCTCCCGCCTGGGCGACATCAAGCTGGGGGACTTCGGCGTGGCGCGCCTGCGCGTGGACGGCGTGCTCCAGGGCGGGGAAGTGCTCGGCAAGCCCTACTACCTCTCGCCCGAGGCGCTCCAGGGCGAGCTGTCCCCTCAGGTGGACCTGTGGGCCGCCTGCGTCGTGCTGTACGAGCTGCTCACGCTCCAGCGCCCCTTCGTCGGCGCCACGCCGGAGGAGGTCTTCAAGAAGATCATCTACCGGGACTACGTGGCGCCCAGCCTCATCCGCCCGGAGATCCCCGAGCCCCTGGAGGAGATCATCGCCCGGGGCTTCAGCATCACCCCCGCGGAGCGCTTCACCAGCGCCGAGGACTTCGCCGCCGCCCTGACGCCCCACTACGACGAGTGGGTGGGCACGCCCCTGGCCATCGCCGCCGTGGTGCGCGGCCTGTTCGGCATCACCGACGCGAAGTAG
- a CDS encoding 5-formyltetrahydrofolate cyclo-ligase: MSETVAQEGVGRKVTLREELTARRKAMTPDIIDERGLKVQSRFLATPYYNKARTVALYAPIRGEVPTRDILIAALQDEKIVCYPLSHVHGRILAFRAIKSEAELEPGRLGVREPTNSSELIAVDQIDLFVVPGLGFTRDGKRLGRGGGYYDATLKAASARSRRVGLAFGDQIVDTLPTTNDDVDMDLVVTESQTMRGLYRDWDFLDT, encoded by the coding sequence GTGAGCGAGACGGTGGCGCAAGAGGGAGTGGGTCGGAAGGTGACGCTGCGTGAAGAGCTGACGGCTCGTCGCAAGGCGATGACACCCGACATCATCGACGAGCGGGGGTTGAAGGTTCAGTCGCGCTTCCTGGCGACCCCCTACTACAACAAGGCGAGGACGGTGGCGCTCTACGCCCCCATCCGAGGCGAGGTGCCCACCCGGGACATCCTGATCGCGGCCCTGCAGGACGAGAAGATCGTCTGCTATCCGCTGTCGCATGTGCACGGGCGCATCCTGGCCTTCCGCGCCATCAAGTCCGAGGCGGAGCTGGAGCCGGGACGCCTGGGGGTGCGCGAGCCCACCAACTCGTCGGAACTCATCGCGGTGGATCAGATCGATCTCTTCGTGGTGCCCGGCCTGGGCTTCACGCGCGATGGCAAGCGGCTGGGACGTGGGGGCGGCTACTACGACGCCACCCTCAAGGCGGCCTCCGCGCGCAGCCGGCGCGTGGGACTTGCCTTCGGCGACCAGATCGTCGACACCCTGCCCACGACGAATGACGACGTGGACATGGACCTCGTCGTCACCGAGTCGCAGACGATGCGCGGGCTCTACCGCGACTGGGATTTCCTCGACACGTGA
- the tyrS gene encoding tyrosine--tRNA ligase, producing the protein MSETPLRKATPQEQFEEVTRGTVDLQVPEDLKKKLERSYETGKPLIIKAGFDPSRPDLHLGHSLLLTRMRRFQEFGHQVVFLIGDFTALIGDPSGKNTTRPALTRDEVKVNAQTYQEQVFKVLDPERTLVRFNSEWLDKLGTEGMIRLAARYSVQRILERDDFKKRFRENRSIAIHEFLYPLLQGYDSVALKADVELGATDQLFNLLVGRQLMKEEGMEAQVIMTGPILEGLDARLVDGKITGDKMSKSLDNYVGLSESPEQIYGKLMSITDDLMWRYYELLSARTLKEIATLKEQVTSGAVHPKTAKSGFAREIAARFHTPEAAEQAMQAWEQRYSQKKLVVEDQPLVEVSLGGAPTIALAKALAEAKLVASGTEGRKLMGQGGVRVNGEKVMDPKHELPAGEFLVQVGKHKSARLKLA; encoded by the coding sequence ATGTCCGAAACCCCCCTGCGCAAGGCGACCCCCCAGGAGCAGTTCGAGGAAGTCACCCGCGGCACCGTGGATCTCCAGGTGCCCGAGGATCTCAAGAAGAAGCTCGAGCGCTCGTATGAGACGGGCAAGCCGCTCATCATCAAGGCGGGCTTCGATCCGAGCCGGCCCGACCTGCACCTGGGCCACTCGCTGCTGCTCACGCGCATGCGGCGCTTCCAGGAGTTCGGCCACCAGGTGGTGTTCCTCATCGGCGACTTCACCGCGCTCATCGGAGACCCCTCGGGCAAGAACACCACGCGCCCCGCGCTCACGCGCGACGAGGTCAAGGTCAACGCCCAGACGTACCAGGAGCAGGTGTTCAAGGTGCTCGACCCGGAGCGCACCCTGGTGCGCTTCAACTCCGAGTGGTTGGACAAGCTGGGCACCGAGGGGATGATCCGCCTGGCGGCTCGCTACTCGGTGCAGCGCATCCTCGAGCGCGATGACTTCAAGAAGCGCTTCCGTGAAAACCGCTCCATCGCCATCCACGAGTTCCTCTACCCGCTCCTGCAAGGCTACGACTCGGTGGCGCTCAAGGCGGACGTGGAGCTGGGCGCGACGGATCAGCTCTTCAACCTGCTGGTGGGCCGCCAGCTCATGAAGGAAGAGGGCATGGAGGCCCAGGTCATCATGACGGGCCCCATCCTCGAGGGTCTGGATGCCCGGCTGGTCGACGGGAAGATCACCGGCGACAAGATGTCCAAGAGCCTGGACAACTACGTGGGCCTGAGCGAGTCGCCGGAGCAGATCTACGGCAAGCTCATGAGCATCACGGATGACCTGATGTGGCGCTACTACGAGCTGCTCTCCGCGCGCACGCTCAAGGAGATCGCCACGCTCAAGGAGCAGGTGACGAGCGGCGCCGTGCACCCCAAGACGGCCAAGTCGGGCTTCGCGCGGGAGATCGCCGCGCGCTTCCACACCCCCGAGGCCGCCGAGCAGGCCATGCAGGCCTGGGAGCAGCGCTACTCGCAGAAGAAGCTCGTCGTCGAGGATCAACCGCTGGTGGAGGTGTCGCTCGGGGGCGCGCCGACGATCGCGCTCGCCAAGGCGCTGGCGGAGGCGAAGCTCGTGGCGTCCGGCACCGAGGGCCGCAAGCTCATGGGCCAGGGGGGCGTCCGGGTCAATGGCGAGAAGGTCATGGACCCCAAGCACGAGCTGCCCGCGGGCGAGTTCCTCGTGCAGGTGGGCAAGCACAAGTCGGCGCGGCTCAAGCTCGCCTAG
- a CDS encoding trifunctional serine/threonine-protein kinase/ATP-binding protein/sensor histidine kinase → MLQLPGYSLLGLLQSSSSSLLYRAVREADRQPVILKTPRSEFPGAREHARLRGEYSLLRRLKGAPGVLQAHGLEFLLARPVLVLEDVGGRALSEALDRPFGPERFLPLALALCTTLAEVHRRGVIHKDIKPANILVSPEGQPWLIDFGIATLQQAEHVEASSPQLVEGTLAYMSPEQTGRMNRTLDYRTDFYSLGVTFYQVLTGRLPLQGRDTLEWFHAHLAQAPVPPHQVEPSVPPILSALVMKLLSKVAEERYQGAEGLRLDLERCQRGWEAGALEDFPLGREDVPARFQLPQRLYGREAEVAALRSAFERVAGGGGLEWVLVRGYSGIGKSSVVNELQQPVLRRRGFFLQGKFDQFQRDVPYATLVQALRGLVQQVLAGSDAQVDAWRQRLLEALEGQGQVMVELVPQLALILGEQPAAAELPPAETQNRFHQLFLRLLGVFATREHPLVLFLDDLQWADLASLKLLETLTSRRELPWLLLIGAYRDNEVTAAHPLASLLEEARASGVRLEDIQLQPLSLDQTRQLVADSLPGADARVVAPLSVLVQEKTAGNLFFLLQLLQTLHQERLVFRAPGGGWRWDEEGVKARGYSDNVVDFMAGRLRQLPEVTRRLLQLASYGGNVISLSLLGLLSGRDVAEVESGLEPALMEGLVVRSGPQHLRFPHDRIQQAAHELIPAGERDALHLRVGRLLLDSLSAEELSERLFEVVGHLNAGVAGMDDAAERLRLAHLNAEAGSRARSSTAYHSASGYFAMAFSLLPGDPWEADPDFAFKVRLAQASSELMRGNLSESLEMVNEALPRARSHADMANAYILRSELLRTSQRAQVSVEGLLECLAKLGMPLPLTPSPRELGEMEAEVWALLDRHPIESLLALPAMTDPDMKVLMSVLSSLAPMAFPIGVGFAALVSGRMVALSIRHGNAEGSAVGYVSFALWYGGTRGRYREAYAIGRLAVELAERQGLSASKSMILTMFASINSWIRPLSDTRKIMLSGYHHAQMTGGYSVACYTCFTLVLNAIISGRELGEVYREAESFLPFTRKYAVAHDIILYLQRIVQQLRGLSRTFQSPSGDGIEEDALMARIARGEGFFYSVWASIIRMKSAYLSGDHEHALRLRAQVEPLMVHTPLEASHIPFNLYGALALAVAHRSTPEPGRPAVLEEMRKHQRRLAEWAEHCPANFLAPERLVSAELARVEERPQEALRAYEGAIQAARVHDTLPYVGLASELAARFGEEQGLHTLVTAFIRQAREAYFQWGAMGKVRQLDEQWPLLLTAVSVSQGGTTTRDSDTHGVDALAVIRAQQAISSEIVLDRLVDTLMRVAVESSGAQRGALLLLQEDVLQFAAGVPPLSTTEAGAPPSPEMLPLSLVAYARRTGDYVLLDDLAQPHPFSADPYFATNDARSLLCLPLRRQETFYGLLYLENSLTTQAFSHGRIALLEHLASQASISIENARLYAEVRKAGAALREANEELEARVRERTQELKQAQAQLVETARMVGMAEVASSVLHDVGNVLNSIVVDTQLMRGAVSSSRMSRLQQLASLLEEKRPVLADFFTRDTRGRHLVDYLRALSDALSAEHSTLSRSLEALDGNVSRVRAIVQNQQAHVTSTLLMEECDLPALVEEALRLQEGALRQAGITVSRELCPLPPVKADKHQVLKILLNLLSNARQAMEAQAPERPRHLVIRLSAEGGWVSLQVVDTGKGIASEVRPRLFTQGFTTREGGHGIGLHSSALAARLMHAHLSLDSGGPGMGATATLLLPLAPVPSEEGRARGN, encoded by the coding sequence ATGCTCCAGCTTCCTGGCTATTCGCTTCTCGGACTCCTGCAGTCCAGCTCCTCCAGCCTCCTCTACCGAGCCGTACGCGAGGCGGATCGCCAGCCCGTCATCCTCAAGACCCCTCGCTCCGAGTTTCCCGGCGCCCGGGAGCACGCCCGCCTGCGGGGCGAGTACTCGCTGCTGCGGCGCCTGAAGGGGGCGCCCGGTGTGCTCCAGGCCCACGGCCTCGAGTTCCTCCTGGCGCGGCCCGTGCTCGTCCTCGAGGACGTGGGGGGACGGGCCCTGTCGGAAGCGTTGGACCGGCCCTTCGGGCCCGAGCGCTTCCTGCCCCTGGCGCTCGCCCTGTGCACGACGCTGGCCGAGGTGCACCGCCGCGGCGTCATCCACAAGGACATCAAGCCCGCCAACATCCTGGTGTCGCCCGAGGGGCAGCCGTGGCTCATCGACTTCGGCATCGCGACGCTCCAGCAGGCCGAGCACGTGGAGGCCTCGTCCCCCCAGCTGGTGGAAGGGACGCTGGCCTACATGTCCCCGGAGCAGACCGGGCGGATGAACCGGACGCTGGACTACCGCACGGACTTCTACTCCCTGGGCGTCACCTTCTATCAGGTGCTCACCGGGCGGCTGCCGTTGCAGGGCCGGGACACGCTCGAGTGGTTCCATGCGCACCTGGCCCAGGCGCCCGTGCCCCCCCATCAGGTGGAGCCCTCCGTCCCGCCCATCCTCTCGGCGCTGGTGATGAAGCTTTTGTCCAAGGTGGCCGAGGAGCGCTACCAGGGGGCGGAGGGGTTGCGGTTGGATCTGGAGCGGTGCCAGCGGGGCTGGGAGGCGGGCGCGCTGGAGGACTTCCCGCTGGGACGCGAGGACGTGCCCGCGCGCTTCCAACTGCCCCAGCGCCTGTACGGCCGGGAGGCCGAGGTGGCCGCGCTGCGCTCGGCGTTCGAGCGGGTGGCGGGCGGGGGCGGGCTGGAGTGGGTGCTGGTCCGCGGCTACTCGGGCATCGGCAAGTCCTCCGTCGTGAATGAGCTGCAACAGCCCGTGCTGCGCCGCCGGGGCTTCTTCCTCCAGGGCAAGTTCGACCAGTTCCAGCGGGACGTGCCCTACGCCACGCTGGTGCAGGCCCTGCGGGGGCTCGTCCAGCAGGTGCTGGCGGGCAGTGACGCGCAGGTGGACGCCTGGCGCCAGCGGCTGCTGGAGGCGCTGGAGGGCCAGGGCCAGGTGATGGTGGAGCTGGTGCCCCAGCTGGCGCTGATCCTGGGCGAGCAGCCCGCCGCCGCCGAGCTGCCTCCGGCGGAGACCCAGAACCGCTTCCACCAGCTCTTCCTGCGCTTGCTGGGCGTGTTCGCCACGCGCGAGCACCCGCTGGTGCTCTTCCTCGATGACCTGCAGTGGGCGGACCTCGCCAGCCTCAAGCTGTTGGAAACGCTGACGTCGCGGCGGGAGCTGCCCTGGCTGTTGTTGATTGGGGCCTACCGGGACAACGAGGTGACGGCCGCGCACCCCCTGGCGTCGTTGCTGGAGGAAGCGCGCGCGTCGGGGGTACGGCTGGAGGACATCCAGCTCCAGCCCCTGTCGCTCGATCAGACGCGGCAACTGGTGGCGGACTCGCTGCCCGGCGCCGACGCGCGGGTGGTGGCGCCCCTGTCGGTCCTGGTGCAGGAGAAGACCGCGGGCAACCTCTTCTTCCTGCTCCAGTTGTTGCAGACGCTCCACCAGGAGCGGTTGGTGTTCCGGGCGCCCGGAGGGGGCTGGCGCTGGGACGAGGAGGGCGTGAAGGCGCGCGGCTATTCGGACAACGTGGTGGACTTCATGGCGGGGCGGCTGCGGCAGTTGCCCGAGGTCACACGGCGCCTGCTGCAACTGGCCTCGTATGGAGGCAACGTCATCTCCCTGTCCCTGCTCGGGCTCCTGTCCGGGCGGGACGTGGCGGAGGTGGAGAGCGGGCTGGAGCCCGCCCTGATGGAGGGGCTGGTGGTGCGCTCGGGGCCCCAGCACCTGCGCTTCCCGCACGATCGCATCCAGCAGGCCGCCCATGAGCTCATCCCCGCCGGGGAGCGGGACGCCCTCCACCTGCGCGTGGGCCGCTTGCTGCTCGACAGCCTCTCCGCCGAGGAGCTCTCGGAACGGCTCTTCGAGGTGGTGGGTCATCTCAACGCGGGCGTGGCGGGAATGGACGACGCCGCGGAGCGACTGCGGCTGGCCCACCTCAACGCCGAGGCGGGCTCGCGCGCCAGGTCCTCCACCGCCTATCACTCCGCCAGTGGCTACTTCGCCATGGCGTTCTCCCTGCTGCCCGGGGACCCCTGGGAGGCGGATCCCGACTTCGCGTTCAAGGTGCGTCTGGCGCAGGCGAGCAGCGAGTTGATGCGCGGCAATCTTTCCGAGTCGCTCGAGATGGTGAATGAGGCCTTGCCGCGGGCGCGCAGCCACGCGGACATGGCCAATGCCTATATCCTCAGGAGCGAGCTGCTGCGGACTTCCCAGCGCGCGCAGGTCTCCGTGGAGGGCCTCCTGGAGTGCCTGGCGAAGCTGGGCATGCCGCTGCCGCTCACTCCCTCGCCACGGGAACTCGGGGAGATGGAAGCGGAGGTGTGGGCGCTGTTGGATCGCCACCCCATCGAGAGCCTCCTCGCGCTGCCCGCCATGACGGACCCGGACATGAAGGTGCTCATGAGTGTGCTGTCCTCCCTGGCGCCCATGGCCTTTCCCATCGGCGTCGGCTTCGCCGCCCTGGTTTCGGGACGGATGGTGGCCTTGAGCATCCGCCATGGCAACGCGGAGGGGTCCGCGGTCGGATATGTCTCGTTCGCGCTCTGGTATGGCGGAACCCGCGGAAGATACCGCGAGGCGTATGCCATTGGACGGCTCGCGGTCGAGCTGGCCGAGCGCCAGGGCTTGTCCGCCTCCAAGAGCATGATTCTCACCATGTTCGCCTCCATCAACAGCTGGATCCGTCCGCTCTCCGATACGCGGAAGATCATGCTGTCGGGCTACCATCATGCCCAGATGACAGGCGGCTACTCGGTGGCGTGTTACACCTGCTTCACCCTCGTCTTGAACGCCATCATCAGCGGGCGGGAGCTGGGCGAGGTCTATCGGGAGGCGGAGAGCTTCCTGCCGTTCACGCGCAAGTATGCCGTCGCGCACGACATCATTCTCTATCTGCAGCGCATCGTGCAGCAGCTGCGAGGGTTGTCGCGGACGTTCCAATCCCCGAGCGGCGATGGCATCGAGGAAGACGCGCTCATGGCGCGGATCGCGAGAGGGGAGGGCTTCTTCTACTCCGTCTGGGCATCCATCATCCGGATGAAATCCGCCTACCTGTCGGGGGACCACGAGCACGCGCTCCGGCTGCGTGCCCAGGTCGAGCCCCTCATGGTGCACACGCCGCTCGAGGCCTCGCACATTCCCTTCAACCTGTATGGGGCGCTCGCCCTGGCCGTGGCCCATCGGAGCACGCCCGAGCCCGGGCGGCCCGCGGTGCTGGAGGAGATGAGGAAGCACCAGCGCCGGCTCGCGGAGTGGGCCGAGCATTGCCCCGCGAACTTCCTCGCACCCGAGCGCCTGGTGTCCGCGGAGCTGGCACGTGTGGAGGAGCGGCCACAAGAGGCCCTGCGCGCCTATGAGGGCGCCATCCAGGCCGCGCGCGTGCACGACACCCTCCCGTACGTGGGGCTCGCCAGTGAGCTGGCCGCGCGCTTTGGCGAGGAGCAGGGCCTGCACACCCTCGTCACCGCCTTCATCCGCCAGGCGCGCGAGGCCTACTTCCAATGGGGCGCGATGGGCAAGGTGCGCCAGTTGGACGAGCAGTGGCCCCTGCTCCTCACCGCCGTGTCGGTGTCCCAGGGCGGCACCACCACCCGGGACTCGGACACCCACGGCGTGGATGCCCTGGCCGTCATCCGGGCCCAACAGGCCATCTCCAGTGAGATCGTCCTGGATCGGCTGGTGGACACGCTCATGCGCGTGGCGGTGGAGAGCTCCGGCGCCCAGCGCGGCGCCTTGCTGCTGCTCCAGGAGGACGTGCTCCAGTTCGCCGCCGGGGTGCCCCCGCTGTCCACCACGGAAGCCGGGGCGCCCCCCTCCCCGGAGATGTTGCCGCTGTCGCTCGTGGCCTATGCGCGCCGCACCGGCGACTACGTCCTGCTGGATGACCTCGCCCAGCCCCATCCCTTCTCCGCCGACCCCTACTTCGCCACCAACGACGCGCGCTCCCTGCTCTGCCTGCCCCTGCGCCGCCAGGAGACCTTCTACGGGTTGCTGTACCTGGAGAACTCGCTCACCACCCAGGCCTTCTCCCATGGGCGCATCGCGCTCCTGGAGCACCTGGCGTCCCAGGCGTCCATCTCCATCGAGAACGCCCGCCTGTACGCCGAGGTCCGCAAGGCCGGGGCCGCCCTGCGCGAGGCCAACGAGGAGCTGGAAGCGCGCGTGCGCGAGCGCACCCAGGAGCTGAAACAGGCCCAGGCCCAGCTCGTGGAGACCGCCCGCATGGTGGGCATGGCGGAGGTCGCCTCCAGCGTCCTGCACGACGTGGGCAATGTCCTCAACAGCATCGTCGTGGACACCCAGCTCATGCGCGGCGCCGTGTCCAGCTCGCGCATGAGTCGGCTGCAGCAGCTCGCCTCCCTGTTGGAGGAGAAGCGCCCGGTGCTCGCGGACTTCTTCACCCGGGACACGCGCGGCCGCCACCTGGTGGACTACCTGCGCGCTCTCTCCGACGCGCTCTCCGCGGAGCACTCCACCCTGAGCCGGAGCCTGGAGGCGCTGGACGGCAACGTCTCGCGCGTGCGCGCCATCGTCCAGAACCAGCAGGCCCATGTCACCTCCACCCTGCTGATGGAGGAGTGCGATCTGCCCGCGCTGGTGGAGGAGGCCCTGCGGCTGCAGGAGGGCGCCTTGCGGCAGGCCGGCATCACCGTATCCCGGGAGCTGTGCCCCCTGCCGCCGGTGAAGGCCGACAAGCACCAGGTGTTGAAGATCCTGCTCAACCTGTTGAGCAATGCCCGTCAGGCCATGGAGGCCCAGGCGCCCGAGCGGCCGCGCCACCTCGTCATCCGTCTGTCGGCGGAAGGGGGCTGGGTGAGCCTGCAGGTGGTGGACACCGGCAAGGGCATCGCCTCGGAGGTGCGCCCGCGGCTCTTCACCCAGGGCTTCACCACGCGCGAGGGCGGCCATGGCATCGGCCTGCACTCGAGCGCCCTGGCCGCGCGGCTCATGCACGCCCACCTGTCGCTGGACAGCGGCGGGCCGGGCATGGGCGCCACCGCGACGCTGCTGCTGCCCCTCGCGCCCGTCCCGTCCGAGGAGGGGCGGGCACGGGGGAACTAG
- a CDS encoding tetratricopeptide repeat protein: MVSVSRTISLAALIAVVPGARGAELPLQGSYQADIWGTVELSTEGERLVGRASKGNPCGLEPGTPVLDGTLQGRVLVGQFELCLQGEGCPERQSLPVLGFHSPEEGSLTAYVRIQQGCLSPVLGQEGLVVLRSPRAVSAAQEAAAAARASLMSGRGASRRNPEAAKAALERGEQLLREKKWGGSVAEFERSIALGEQSWVAFFGLGTAQLMRNQLPEAVEMLSRAQKLNKREPNIAYTLACAYSRLGKKDQALLFLEQAVKSGYAIKAGSQDLGLEKLLLSDPGSIARYTENIQEAFKNAEAPARRRQAQGP; encoded by the coding sequence ATGGTGTCCGTTTCGAGAACAATCAGCCTGGCGGCGTTGATCGCCGTTGTTCCTGGCGCGCGGGGGGCGGAGCTCCCCCTCCAGGGCAGCTACCAGGCGGACATCTGGGGCACGGTGGAGTTGAGCACCGAGGGCGAACGCCTGGTGGGCCGGGCGAGCAAGGGCAACCCATGTGGGCTCGAGCCCGGGACGCCGGTGCTCGACGGGACGTTGCAGGGCCGGGTGCTCGTGGGGCAGTTCGAGCTGTGCCTGCAGGGCGAGGGCTGCCCGGAGCGGCAGTCCCTGCCGGTGCTCGGCTTCCACAGCCCCGAGGAGGGCTCGCTGACGGCCTACGTGCGCATCCAACAGGGGTGCCTGTCGCCGGTGTTGGGTCAGGAGGGGCTGGTGGTGCTGCGCTCGCCCAGGGCGGTGAGCGCGGCCCAGGAAGCCGCCGCGGCGGCGCGCGCCAGCCTGATGTCCGGGCGGGGGGCGAGCAGGCGCAACCCCGAGGCCGCCAAGGCGGCGCTGGAGCGGGGCGAGCAGTTGCTGCGCGAGAAGAAGTGGGGCGGCTCGGTCGCCGAGTTCGAGCGCAGCATCGCCCTGGGTGAGCAGAGCTGGGTGGCCTTCTTCGGGCTGGGCACCGCCCAGTTGATGCGCAACCAGCTCCCCGAGGCCGTCGAGATGCTGAGCCGGGCCCAGAAGCTCAACAAGCGCGAGCCGAACATCGCCTACACCCTGGCGTGTGCCTACAGCCGGCTGGGAAAGAAGGATCAGGCGCTGCTGTTCCTGGAGCAGGCGGTGAAGTCGGGATACGCGATCAAGGCGGGCTCGCAGGATCTCGGGCTGGAGAAGCTCCTGTTGTCGGATCCCGGCTCCATCGCGCGGTACACGGAGAACATCCAGGAGGCCTTCAAGAACGCCGAGGCCCCCGCCAGAAGGCGACAAGCCCAGGGACCGTGA